In Saccharothrix syringae, the following are encoded in one genomic region:
- a CDS encoding bacteriophage spanin2 family protein produces the protein MRAGRPIATAVLALGLVGAVSGCEAVQEAQDTANQVGQAADKAQLCLDALKLAGFTPDATDPQKAVEETKQKAQELNDLAAKAGDTTLKEAIDGVSTSMQQVTPDDLSPANIAAWSQEKLDRVAKLSNACA, from the coding sequence ATGCGCGCAGGTCGTCCGATCGCCACCGCCGTGCTGGCGCTGGGCCTCGTCGGCGCGGTCTCCGGGTGCGAGGCCGTCCAGGAGGCGCAGGACACGGCCAACCAGGTCGGCCAGGCGGCCGACAAGGCGCAGCTGTGCCTCGACGCCCTCAAGCTGGCCGGCTTCACGCCCGACGCGACCGACCCGCAGAAGGCCGTGGAGGAGACCAAGCAGAAGGCCCAGGAGCTCAACGACCTCGCCGCCAAGGCCGGCGACACCACGCTCAAGGAGGCCATCGACGGCGTGTCGACCTCCATGCAGCAGGTGACCCCGGACGACCTGAGCCCGGCCAACATCGCCGCGTGGTCGCAGGAGAAGCTGGACCGGGTGGCGAAGCTGTCGAACGCCTGCGCCTGA
- a CDS encoding pentapeptide repeat-containing protein yields MNIIGEDYSDAVLNGQRWEGRSFVRCDFTEADMRGLVTSGCTFTECTFDRADLGGSAHRASAFRSCRFKGAVLASASFTSCTWLGSTFVDCALRSITLEETDLTLASLTGARLRKAPLRGLRLREANLEDADLRDADLRDTDLTGARLRGTLLEGADLRGARLDPNGLVQATLRGAHVDLDTAVAFAAAHGLKIT; encoded by the coding sequence GTGAACATCATCGGCGAGGACTACTCGGACGCGGTCTTGAACGGGCAGCGGTGGGAGGGCCGGTCGTTCGTCCGGTGCGACTTCACCGAGGCCGACATGCGGGGGTTGGTGACGTCGGGCTGCACGTTCACCGAGTGCACGTTCGACCGCGCCGACCTGGGCGGGTCCGCGCACCGGGCGTCGGCGTTCCGGTCGTGCCGGTTCAAGGGCGCGGTGCTGGCTTCGGCCTCGTTCACCTCGTGCACGTGGCTGGGCTCGACGTTCGTCGACTGCGCGCTGCGGTCGATCACCCTGGAGGAGACCGATCTCACCCTCGCGAGCCTGACCGGGGCGCGCCTGCGCAAGGCCCCGCTGCGCGGCCTGCGCCTGCGCGAGGCCAACCTGGAGGACGCCGACCTGCGCGACGCGGACCTGCGCGACACCGACCTGACCGGCGCACGCCTGCGCGGCACCCTCCTGGAGGGCGCCGACCTGCGCGGCGCGCGCCTGGACCCCAACGGCCTGGTGCAGGCCACCCTGCGCGGCGCCCACGTCGACCTGGACACCGCCGTCGCCTTCGCCGCCGCCCACGGCCTGAAGATCACCTGA
- a CDS encoding serine/threonine-protein kinase: MQLPGLSDLTPLGRGGFATVYRARQVHLDRDVAVKVDDRVLRTERDRRRFLREVHAAARLSGHPHVVSVHDANFTPEGTPYLVMELCAGGSLADLVRREGRLPAERVRQLGVQLADALAVAHAEGVLHRDIKPGNILLDRYGTAKLADFGLAALLDAEGSSTVTRDSLSPSYAPPEAFAMAHPTPAADVYSLAATLYDLLAGRPPRPVPWPIESFDHLGEVLRSPVPPVPGVPRDLHEALVRALEPDVAHRTPSAARLRQELAGATTPRPPLQPRPQPAPRYVAPLSSPVPVKRKPWPLVVGAAVLAVVVAGGTWWWATRGTAAAGQPSDPTTTTGTTGTTGTGTRTDPPPYLAQCGTGFCVDRPTCYHGINNAGGQAATARRTADCSVEHFWEAFAGGWLSGPVPRVGSDELARAAEVAGVCTREAMLANTRPKVDTSTWEITAVGFTDGDRAYFHCLASEPAAGEVTTSAFGS; the protein is encoded by the coding sequence GTGCAGTTGCCGGGACTCTCCGACCTCACCCCGCTCGGCCGGGGCGGGTTCGCCACCGTCTACCGCGCCCGCCAGGTCCACCTCGACCGCGACGTCGCCGTCAAGGTCGACGACCGGGTGCTGCGGACCGAGCGGGACCGGCGGCGGTTCCTGCGCGAGGTCCACGCCGCCGCCCGCCTGTCCGGGCACCCGCACGTCGTCTCGGTGCACGACGCGAACTTCACCCCCGAGGGCACGCCCTACCTGGTGATGGAGCTGTGCGCGGGCGGGTCGCTGGCCGACCTGGTGCGGCGCGAGGGGCGGCTGCCCGCCGAGCGCGTGCGGCAGCTCGGGGTGCAGCTCGCGGACGCGCTGGCGGTCGCCCACGCCGAGGGCGTCCTGCACCGCGACATCAAGCCCGGCAACATCCTGCTCGACCGGTACGGCACGGCGAAGCTGGCCGACTTCGGGCTGGCCGCGCTGCTGGACGCCGAGGGCTCCAGCACCGTCACCCGCGACTCGCTGAGCCCCAGCTACGCGCCGCCCGAGGCGTTCGCGATGGCGCACCCGACGCCGGCCGCGGACGTGTACTCGCTCGCCGCCACCCTGTACGACCTGCTCGCCGGCAGGCCGCCGCGGCCGGTGCCGTGGCCGATCGAGTCGTTCGACCACCTCGGTGAGGTGCTGCGCTCGCCCGTGCCGCCGGTGCCGGGGGTGCCGCGCGACCTGCACGAGGCGCTGGTGCGGGCGTTGGAGCCCGACGTCGCGCACCGGACGCCCAGCGCCGCCCGCCTGCGCCAGGAGCTGGCCGGGGCGACCACGCCCCGGCCACCGCTCCAGCCCCGACCCCAGCCGGCACCGCGGTACGTCGCCCCCCTGTCGTCACCCGTCCCGGTGAAGCGGAAGCCGTGGCCGCTGGTGGTCGGCGCGGCGGTGCTGGCCGTGGTCGTCGCGGGCGGCACGTGGTGGTGGGCGACCCGCGGCACCGCCGCCGCCGGTCAGCCCTCCGACCCGACGACCACCACCGGAACCACCGGAACCACCGGCACCGGAACCCGGACCGACCCGCCGCCGTACCTCGCGCAGTGCGGCACGGGCTTCTGCGTCGACAGGCCCACCTGCTACCACGGCATCAACAACGCCGGTGGCCAGGCCGCCACCGCCCGCCGCACCGCCGACTGCTCGGTCGAGCACTTCTGGGAGGCGTTCGCGGGCGGCTGGTTGTCGGGGCCGGTGCCCAGGGTCGGCAGCGACGAGCTGGCGCGGGCCGCCGAGGTGGCCGGGGTGTGCACGAGGGAGGCGATGCTGGCCAACACCCGCCCGAAGGTGGACACCTCGACCTGGGAGATCACCGCGGTGGGCTTCACCGACGGCGACCGCGCCTACTTCCACTGCCTGGCCAGCGAGCCCGCCGCGGGCGAGGTCACCACCAGCGCCTTCGGCTCCTGA
- a CDS encoding ABC transporter ATP-binding protein, with protein MIEVRDLRREFTLTTRTGRFRRERRTVRAVDAVSFDVAAGEAVGYVGPNGAGKSTTIKVLTGILVPTCGHVRVSGVDPSRSRRELARRIGVVFGRRSQLWWDLPLRDSFDLLRAIYRVPAAAHAERLRECAELLDLGPFLGTPVRRLSLGRRMRGEVTAALLHAPELLVLDEPTIGLDLESKERLREFLAELNTRRGTTLLLTTHDLDDIERLCPRLVVIDRGTVLADGPLDGLRAEVTPERVLVVDLEEPAADLSGLPGVTSARSELNGMRHHLVFRRAETTAAALIAAVATRAAVHDISVGEPEIDDVVRRLYARR; from the coding sequence ATGATCGAGGTTCGCGACCTGCGCCGCGAGTTCACCCTGACCACCAGGACCGGCCGGTTCCGGCGGGAGCGGCGCACCGTGCGCGCGGTCGACGCGGTGAGCTTCGACGTCGCCGCGGGCGAGGCGGTCGGCTACGTCGGCCCCAACGGGGCGGGCAAGTCCACCACCATCAAGGTGCTCACCGGCATCCTGGTGCCGACCTGCGGGCACGTCCGGGTGTCCGGTGTGGACCCGTCGCGGTCGCGGCGCGAGCTGGCCCGGCGCATCGGCGTGGTGTTCGGCCGGCGCAGCCAGCTGTGGTGGGACCTGCCCCTGCGGGACAGCTTCGACCTGCTGCGGGCCATCTACCGGGTGCCCGCGGCGGCCCACGCCGAGCGCCTGCGGGAGTGCGCGGAGCTGCTCGACCTCGGGCCGTTCCTGGGCACCCCGGTCCGCCGGCTCTCGCTGGGCCGGCGGATGCGCGGCGAGGTCACCGCCGCCCTGCTGCACGCCCCGGAGCTGCTGGTCCTGGACGAGCCGACGATCGGGTTGGACCTGGAGTCCAAGGAGCGCCTGCGCGAGTTCCTGGCCGAGCTGAACACCCGGCGCGGCACCACCCTGCTGCTCACCACGCACGACCTGGACGACATCGAGCGGCTGTGCCCGCGGCTGGTCGTCATCGACCGGGGCACCGTGCTGGCCGACGGCCCGCTGGACGGGCTGCGCGCCGAGGTGACCCCCGAACGGGTGCTCGTGGTGGACCTGGAGGAGCCCGCGGCCGACCTGTCCGGGCTGCCGGGCGTCACCTCGGCGCGCAGCGAGCTGAACGGCATGCGCCACCACCTGGTGTTCCGCCGCGCGGAGACCACGGCCGCCGCGCTCATCGCGGCGGTCGCGACCCGGGCCGCCGTGCACGACATCAGCGTGGGCGAACCGGAAATCGACGACGTCGTGCGGCGGCTCTACGCGCGTCGGTAG
- a CDS encoding DUF1918 domain-containing protein, which produces MHATVGDRLHVHSRAVGLDETIGEILEVRGSGGAPPYLVRFSDGHEGLVYPGPDSLVEPRTPESPRIKDSIPAR; this is translated from the coding sequence ATGCACGCGACAGTAGGCGACCGGTTGCACGTCCACAGCCGCGCGGTGGGCCTCGACGAGACGATCGGCGAGATCCTGGAGGTCCGCGGCTCGGGAGGTGCGCCCCCGTACCTGGTCCGCTTCTCCGACGGCCACGAAGGGCTGGTCTACCCCGGCCCGGACAGCCTGGTGGAGCCCAGGACCCCCGAGTCACCCAGGATCAAGGACTCGATCCCGGCGCGGTAG
- a CDS encoding ABC-2 family transporter protein codes for MLNATAFWLLDNRGLLQLYTLSTWLLCGLAVPLAFFPDWARTALWFTPFPAVLQAPIDVFLERGPQWITLAHQAFWAVAVLALGHLVLRLAVRRVVVQGG; via the coding sequence CTGCTCAACGCCACCGCGTTCTGGCTGCTGGACAACCGCGGCCTGCTCCAGCTCTACACCCTGTCCACCTGGCTGCTGTGCGGCCTGGCCGTGCCGCTGGCCTTCTTCCCCGACTGGGCCCGGACCGCGCTGTGGTTCACGCCCTTCCCGGCCGTGCTCCAGGCGCCGATCGACGTGTTCCTGGAGCGCGGTCCACAGTGGATCACCCTGGCGCACCAGGCGTTCTGGGCGGTCGCCGTGCTCGCGCTGGGCCACCTGGTGCTCCGGCTGGCCGTGCGCAGGGTGGTGGTGCAGGGTGGCTGA
- a CDS encoding inositol monophosphatase family protein, which produces MNPWPVPAPDLPADVHPALAATARAAAGAYGEARGRFTRAQLREEVADGADGTPTMRVDEIVEAAVAEAARAAGVNLLSEEAGFLDHGSAATLVVDPVDGSANAATGVPLSCFAGALVLDDRPVEALTTWFDTGRSWHARAGEPTPFRTTGRTALKGANVCLLRPKRGTEEAWLRVANQADRVRVLCTTCLEAMLVAEGAVDAFADPGSDTHRLMDLIAALVTVPAAGGVLLDLHGRPLTFDPDLTRRWSGIAAASPELADELIATILG; this is translated from the coding sequence ATGAACCCCTGGCCCGTGCCCGCGCCCGACCTGCCCGCCGACGTCCACCCGGCGCTCGCCGCGACCGCCCGCGCCGCCGCCGGCGCCTACGGCGAGGCCCGCGGGCGCTTCACCCGCGCCCAGCTGCGCGAGGAGGTCGCCGACGGCGCGGACGGCACGCCGACCATGCGCGTGGACGAGATCGTGGAGGCGGCCGTCGCCGAGGCGGCCCGGGCGGCGGGGGTGAACCTGCTGTCGGAGGAGGCCGGCTTCCTCGACCACGGCTCCGCCGCCACCCTGGTGGTCGACCCGGTGGACGGGTCCGCCAACGCCGCCACGGGCGTGCCGCTGTCGTGCTTCGCGGGCGCGCTCGTGCTGGACGACCGGCCGGTCGAGGCGCTGACCACCTGGTTCGACACCGGCCGCAGCTGGCACGCCCGGGCGGGCGAGCCCACGCCGTTCCGCACCACCGGCCGCACCGCGCTCAAGGGCGCGAACGTGTGCCTGCTGCGCCCCAAGCGCGGCACCGAGGAGGCGTGGCTGCGGGTGGCGAACCAGGCCGACCGGGTGCGCGTGCTGTGCACGACGTGCCTGGAGGCCATGCTGGTCGCGGAGGGTGCGGTGGACGCGTTCGCCGACCCCGGTTCGGACACCCACCGCCTGATGGACCTGATCGCGGCCCTGGTGACGGTGCCCGCGGCTGGCGGCGTGCTGCTCGACCTGCACGGCCGGCCGCTGACCTTCGACCCGGACCTGACCCGCCGGTGGTCGGGGATCGCGGCGGCGAGCCCCGAACTGGCCGACGAGCTCATCGCCACCATCCTCGGCTGA
- a CDS encoding LLM class flavin-dependent oxidoreductase, whose translation MKVDVFNEIQDPRPWQEGHQGARIAEALEQARLADSLGYGCWWQVEHHGAEEFSLSSAPELLLAAISQQTSRIRLGHSAVLAPARFNHPIRVAERAATLDHLSGGRLELGLTRSTGPEWRLFNIDPADVRRQTQQAFEMIPRMWASERFSHSSEDFEIHDVPIVPKPVQRPHPPLWQAAANPASFEEAGRRGVGVLGTTIWESAERVRRMIGLYRAAARACTSPVGSYVNDQVAFFTFVHCAETDEQAARNGAVAAAAWYTVKALTFFEAADAFVENTRRQEELLNSPTGGGLTGDFLRTEAANSTGPTRAQLVIGRVLQGEEVDPEEIFEALNEQDSLIVGSPETCRKKMRVYADMGIDRLMTFHQVGGMKHEDVMRSLQLIGDLIPEFDK comes from the coding sequence ATGAAGGTCGACGTGTTCAACGAGATCCAGGACCCCCGCCCGTGGCAGGAGGGCCACCAGGGCGCGCGGATCGCCGAGGCCCTGGAGCAGGCCCGACTGGCCGACTCCCTCGGCTACGGCTGCTGGTGGCAGGTCGAGCACCACGGCGCCGAGGAGTTCAGCCTGTCGTCGGCGCCCGAGCTGCTGCTGGCCGCGATCTCGCAGCAGACCTCCCGCATCCGCCTGGGCCACTCCGCGGTCCTCGCCCCGGCCCGGTTCAACCACCCGATCCGGGTCGCCGAGCGGGCCGCGACGCTCGACCACCTCAGCGGCGGGCGGCTGGAACTCGGCCTGACCAGGTCGACCGGACCGGAGTGGCGGCTGTTCAACATCGACCCCGCGGACGTGCGGCGGCAGACGCAGCAGGCGTTCGAGATGATCCCCCGGATGTGGGCGTCGGAGCGCTTCTCGCACTCCAGCGAGGACTTCGAGATCCACGACGTGCCGATCGTGCCCAAGCCCGTGCAGCGGCCCCACCCGCCGCTGTGGCAGGCGGCGGCCAACCCCGCGTCGTTCGAGGAGGCCGGCCGCCGCGGCGTCGGGGTGCTGGGCACCACGATCTGGGAGTCGGCCGAACGGGTCCGCCGGATGATCGGCCTCTACCGCGCGGCGGCCAGGGCCTGCACGTCACCGGTCGGCTCCTACGTCAACGACCAGGTCGCGTTCTTCACCTTCGTGCACTGCGCCGAGACCGACGAGCAGGCCGCCCGCAACGGCGCCGTCGCGGCGGCCGCCTGGTACACGGTCAAGGCGCTGACGTTCTTCGAGGCGGCCGACGCCTTCGTCGAGAACACCCGCCGCCAGGAAGAACTGCTGAACTCCCCCACCGGCGGCGGCCTGACCGGCGACTTCCTGCGCACCGAGGCCGCGAACTCCACCGGCCCGACGCGGGCGCAGCTCGTCATCGGCCGGGTGCTGCAGGGCGAGGAGGTGGACCCGGAGGAGATCTTCGAGGCGCTGAACGAGCAGGACTCGCTGATCGTCGGCAGCCCGGAGACGTGCCGGAAGAAGATGCGGGTCTACGCGGACATGGGCATCGACCGCCTGATGACCTTCCACCAGGTCGGCGGGATGAAGCACGAGGACGTCATGCGGAGCCTGCAGCTGATCGGCGACCTGATCCCCGAGTTCGACAAGTGA
- a CDS encoding HhH-GPD-type base excision DNA repair protein, whose product MSRMVCLAQNPEADELLANDMFALLVGMMLDQQIPMEKAFSGPKVLADRLGAFSPQAIADADADRFAALMAQPPAVHRFPGSMAGRVQALARAVVEGYGGDVTAIWADGDGAAVLKRLKGLPGFGDQKARIFLALLGKQFDVQPDGWREAAGAYGEAGSRRSVADVVDRVSLGEVREFKKAAKAAKK is encoded by the coding sequence ATGTCCCGCATGGTGTGCCTGGCGCAGAACCCCGAAGCCGACGAACTGCTGGCCAACGACATGTTCGCCCTGCTCGTCGGCATGATGCTCGACCAGCAGATCCCGATGGAGAAGGCGTTCAGCGGCCCCAAGGTGCTGGCCGACCGGCTCGGCGCGTTCTCGCCGCAGGCCATCGCGGACGCCGACGCCGACCGGTTCGCGGCCCTCATGGCGCAACCACCCGCCGTGCACCGGTTTCCCGGGTCGATGGCCGGGCGGGTGCAGGCGTTGGCGCGGGCCGTCGTGGAGGGGTACGGCGGGGACGTCACCGCCATCTGGGCCGACGGGGACGGGGCGGCCGTGCTCAAGCGGCTCAAGGGGTTGCCCGGGTTCGGGGACCAGAAGGCGCGGATCTTCCTGGCCCTGCTGGGCAAGCAGTTCGACGTTCAGCCCGACGGGTGGCGGGAGGCGGCCGGGGCCTACGGGGAGGCCGGGTCGCGGCGCAGTGTGGCCGACGTGGTGGACCGGGTCTCCCTGGGCGAGGTCAGGGAGTTCAAGAAGGCCGCCAAAGCCGCGAAGAAGTGA
- a CDS encoding MFS transporter, translated as MSARTHLLAAGAFAVGTSGYVVSGVLPAVSEELHVSHATAGQLLTAFAIAYAISSPLLAALTGRWERRTLLVAALGVSAAGNLLAAIAPNYELLLVARVVSALGAAVYTPGATLFATVLNPPEHRGRAVALVFGGLTTSLVLGVPASNLLGGPLGYRGVFAVIAVVSALAAVALRLWLPSLDAPPAVGLRARFAPAADRRVLMVLALTVLACLAAFSVFNFIAPLLAETAGVSGGAVGALLVAYGLGAMAGNWGAGRLTDRFDTGRLLLVLFGACVVVLATLPLTTTTPVTAAVALFAWGALTWSANPPIQSRLIQLAPANSGLLLSLNASAIYLGVGLSGVFGGLVVDRFGLVPLAPVAALPAVVALVLLVFALRPVQEPKALVVTSPAAGSLARQWK; from the coding sequence ATGTCAGCCCGCACCCACCTGCTGGCCGCCGGCGCGTTCGCCGTCGGCACGAGCGGCTACGTCGTGTCCGGGGTGCTGCCCGCGGTGAGCGAGGAGCTGCACGTCTCGCACGCCACCGCCGGGCAGCTGCTCACCGCGTTCGCCATCGCCTACGCGATCTCGTCACCGCTGCTGGCCGCGCTCACCGGCCGGTGGGAGCGCCGCACGCTCCTGGTGGCCGCGCTCGGCGTCTCGGCGGCCGGGAACCTGCTGGCCGCGATCGCGCCGAACTACGAGCTGCTGCTGGTCGCGCGGGTCGTCAGCGCCCTCGGCGCGGCCGTCTACACGCCCGGCGCCACGCTGTTCGCGACCGTGCTGAACCCGCCGGAGCACCGCGGCCGGGCGGTCGCCCTGGTGTTCGGCGGCCTGACCACCTCGCTGGTCCTGGGCGTGCCCGCGAGCAACCTGCTGGGCGGCCCCCTGGGCTACCGGGGCGTGTTCGCGGTGATCGCGGTCGTCTCCGCGCTGGCCGCGGTCGCGCTGCGGCTGTGGCTGCCGAGCCTGGACGCGCCGCCGGCCGTGGGCCTGCGCGCGCGCTTCGCCCCGGCCGCGGACCGCCGGGTGCTCATGGTGCTGGCGCTGACCGTGCTGGCCTGCCTGGCGGCGTTCTCGGTGTTCAACTTCATCGCACCGCTGCTGGCCGAGACCGCGGGCGTGTCGGGTGGCGCGGTCGGCGCGCTGCTCGTCGCCTACGGCCTGGGCGCGATGGCCGGCAACTGGGGCGCGGGCCGGCTCACCGACCGGTTCGACACCGGCAGGCTGCTGCTGGTGCTGTTCGGCGCCTGCGTGGTCGTGCTGGCCACCCTGCCGCTGACCACGACCACCCCGGTGACCGCGGCGGTCGCGCTGTTCGCCTGGGGCGCGCTGACCTGGTCGGCCAACCCGCCGATCCAGAGCAGGCTGATCCAGCTCGCGCCCGCCAACAGCGGCCTGCTGCTCTCGCTCAACGCGTCCGCGATCTACCTCGGCGTGGGCCTGTCCGGCGTGTTCGGCGGGCTGGTGGTCGACCGGTTCGGCCTGGTGCCGCTGGCGCCGGTCGCCGCCCTGCCCGCCGTGGTGGCGCTGGTGCTGCTGGTGTTCGCGCTGCGGCCCGTTCAGGAGCCGAAGGCGCTGGTGGTGACCTCGCCCGCGGCGGGCTCGCTGGCCAGGCAGTGGAAGTAG
- a CDS encoding ABC transporter permease: MADPVYPRLVAARLRGQASYRVSFALQCLTAGLAFGVADLVAGQLDELPAHIRTGSFDVLLLRPLSTLAQVLTADLHLRKVGRVLASLATLVWALARNDVAWSPATALLLVVTPVCGAVIFAAVWVVANALCFWLVDGQELANAATYGSNAFTSYPLTVYGPLPRRLFAFVLPGAFVAYYPALALLDRPDPLGGPALLCWLSPPVALLTATAAVLVWRFAVRHHRGTGS; this comes from the coding sequence GTGGCTGACCCCGTCTACCCCAGGCTCGTCGCCGCGCGCCTGCGCGGCCAGGCGTCCTACCGGGTGTCGTTCGCCCTCCAGTGCCTCACCGCGGGCCTCGCGTTCGGCGTGGCCGACCTGGTCGCGGGCCAGCTCGACGAGCTGCCCGCCCACATCCGCACCGGTTCCTTCGACGTCCTGCTGCTGCGCCCCCTGAGCACGCTCGCCCAGGTGCTGACCGCGGACCTGCACCTGCGCAAGGTCGGCCGCGTGCTGGCGAGCCTGGCCACGCTGGTCTGGGCGTTGGCGCGCAACGACGTCGCGTGGTCGCCCGCCACCGCGCTGCTGCTGGTGGTCACGCCGGTCTGCGGCGCGGTGATCTTCGCGGCGGTCTGGGTGGTGGCCAACGCGCTGTGCTTCTGGCTGGTCGACGGCCAGGAGCTGGCCAACGCCGCCACCTACGGCAGCAACGCGTTCACCTCCTACCCGCTGACCGTCTACGGCCCGCTGCCGCGCCGGCTGTTCGCCTTCGTCCTGCCCGGGGCGTTCGTCGCCTACTACCCCGCCCTGGCCCTGCTCGACCGGCCCGACCCGCTCGGCGGCCCCGCGCTGCTGTGCTGGCTGTCGCCGCCGGTGGCCCTGCTCACCGCCACCGCCGCCGTCCTGGTGTGGCGCTTCGCCGTCCGGCACCACCGGGGGACTGGATCATGA
- a CDS encoding malate dehydrogenase: MTRTPVNVTVTGAAGQIGYALLFRIASGQLLGADVPVRLRLLEIPQAVKAAEGTAMELDDCAFPLLSGIDITDDAKTAFDGVNVALLVGARPRTKGMERGDLLEANGGIFKPQGEAINAGAADDVRVLVVGNPANTNALIAQRHAPDVPAERFTAMTRLDHNRALSQLAKKLGVSITDIKKMTIWGNHSATQYPDLFHAEVNGRVAAEAVDDQAWLENDFIPTVAKRGAAIIEARGASSAASAANAAIDHVYDWVNGTAEGDWVSMAVPSDGSYGVPEGLISSFPVTVEDGKYSIVQGLEIDEFSRGRIDASVAELVEERDAVQALGLI, from the coding sequence ATGACCCGCACGCCCGTGAATGTCACCGTCACCGGTGCGGCCGGCCAGATCGGCTACGCACTGCTGTTCCGCATCGCCTCCGGCCAGCTGCTGGGCGCCGACGTCCCGGTCCGGCTGCGCCTGCTGGAGATCCCGCAGGCCGTCAAGGCCGCCGAGGGCACCGCGATGGAGCTGGACGACTGCGCGTTCCCGCTGCTGTCCGGCATCGACATCACCGACGACGCCAAGACCGCCTTCGACGGCGTGAACGTGGCGCTGCTGGTGGGCGCCCGCCCGCGCACCAAGGGCATGGAGCGCGGCGACCTGCTGGAGGCCAACGGCGGCATCTTCAAGCCGCAGGGCGAGGCGATCAACGCGGGCGCGGCGGACGACGTGCGCGTGCTGGTGGTCGGCAACCCGGCCAACACCAACGCCCTGATCGCCCAGCGCCACGCGCCGGACGTGCCCGCCGAGCGGTTCACCGCGATGACCCGCCTCGACCACAACCGCGCCCTGTCGCAGCTGGCCAAGAAGCTCGGCGTGTCCATCACCGACATCAAGAAGATGACGATCTGGGGCAACCACTCGGCCACCCAGTACCCCGACCTGTTCCACGCCGAGGTCAACGGCCGGGTCGCCGCCGAGGCGGTCGACGACCAGGCGTGGCTGGAGAACGACTTCATCCCGACCGTCGCCAAGCGCGGCGCGGCGATCATCGAGGCGCGCGGCGCGTCCTCGGCGGCGTCGGCGGCCAACGCGGCGATCGACCACGTCTACGACTGGGTCAACGGCACCGCCGAGGGCGACTGGGTCTCCATGGCCGTGCCGTCCGACGGCTCCTACGGCGTGCCCGAGGGCCTGATCTCCTCCTTCCCGGTGACCGTGGAGGACGGCAAGTACTCGATCGTGCAGGGCCTGGAGATCGACGAGTTCTCCCGCGGCCGCATCGACGCCTCCGTGGCGGAGCTGGTCGAGGAGCGCGACGCGGTGCAGGCCCTGGGCCTGATCTGA
- a CDS encoding ArsR/SmtB family transcription factor codes for MGAMTSLLPHPAREEIRIEAVLHALADPVRLRIVRALAEHADGLSCGVLDLGVTASTLTHHVRTLREAGVVHVRPRGTSRISTLRRDDLDALYPGLLNGLLAAPR; via the coding sequence ATGGGCGCCATGACGAGCCTGCTCCCCCACCCCGCACGGGAGGAGATCCGCATCGAGGCGGTGCTGCACGCGCTGGCCGACCCGGTGCGGCTGCGGATCGTGCGGGCCCTGGCCGAGCACGCGGACGGCCTGTCCTGCGGCGTGCTGGACCTGGGCGTCACCGCGTCGACGCTCACCCACCACGTGCGCACGCTGCGGGAGGCGGGCGTGGTGCACGTCCGGCCGCGCGGCACCTCGCGGATCAGCACGCTGCGGCGCGACGACCTCGACGCGCTCTACCCCGGCCTGCTCAACGGCCTCCTGGCGGCACCCCGCTAG